From one Rosa rugosa chromosome 4, drRosRugo1.1, whole genome shotgun sequence genomic stretch:
- the LOC133745093 gene encoding uncharacterized protein LOC133745093, which translates to MEPWEEALDVDDDVSELPSFSLRPCNHSSSPSLNPQPKPSSPSPALIPGPAGAVQAAMHRRSQTSSSSDEPIPTQEFIRRVFENGDEEDDDFFADSWLRALDSEGGGGPRTPLGSIKKGLGTHRVAKVVAMIKSCTPNGLGDLMLTLKDPTGTIGATIHCKALSEGEFGKSISVGAVLVLQKVAVFSPSHTACYLNVTVSNIVKVISKDSGPLATKDFPISSVNTPALISAESSKMLRMPQEKLLPSEESTQRIMEGLRQNSKVIGSENIEKHMETGHAAPGRIFSAHVHSGSQFAAVEIEPSLVEKAMRNGITKMSVREDIIDTEQVTGVAEELRMAEEDNSSSIIQPISGSANSTEIPDNPGRITGAKRPRQPLSLTTALPDYTEEQLNLFDFLMKAVTWIGRKRDGVETDNLDGAGGHGRVIGVKIDLDEVSRARAIEAIDSFLKQYEECFWSVVIAEISTAIREELLKSRNVIDVELVVEYLSNGGVEKKEEESLEEEEEGLEEEDVEDEEDSEGSGEELEDEEDSDQESEEETDEDSDDDDVEVVAEGKTEAVVAYEEEEIYAKDHIPIIASVFEHHFGMLLSEPCIMTSNNNSDPLKASLLIRSSELLCKLSTIVAMIKSCTPNCLAMIILKVQLVPPSTAKPFQFGKSIFVGAVFVLQKVISKDSGPLATQDFPISSVNIPAPISGKYSANHETSEKHMETGHTARGRIVSAHVHSGGQFAAVEIEPSLVEKAMPNGITKMSVREDITDTEQVTGVAEDLRMAEEDNSSSISQPISGSANSTEIPDNHGRITGAKRPRQPLSLTTSLPDYTEEQLDLFDFD; encoded by the exons ATGGAACCCTGGGAAGAAGCTCTCGACGTAGACGACGACGTTTCGGAGctcccctctttctctcttcgcCCTTGCAACCACTCTTCGTCTCCTTCCCTAAACCCCCAACCCAAACCCTCCTCTCCATCTCCGGCCCTCATTCCGGGCCCCGCCGGCGCCGTTCAGGCCGCGATGCACCGCCGCTCCCagacctcctcctcctccgacgaGCCGATTCCGACGCAGGAGTTCATAAGGAGAGTCTTCGAGAACGGCGACGAGGAAGACGACGATTTCTTCGCCGATTCTTGGCTCCGCGCTCTCGATTCAGAAGGCGGTGGCGGCCCTCGGACCCCTTTGGGTTCGATCAAGAAGGGGCTTGGCACTCACAGAGTAGCTAAG GTTGTTGCTATGATCAAATCTTGCACCCCAAATGGTCTTGGTGATCTCATGTTGACTTTGAAG GATCCTACAGGTACAATTGGTGCTACCATCCACTGCAAAGCCCTTTCTGAGGGAGAGTTTGGGAAGAGCATTTCTGTGGGTGCGGTTTTGGTTCTGCAGAAG GTTGCTGTGTTTTCCCCCTCACACACTGCATGTTATCTTAATGTGACGGTGAGCAACATTGTCAAG GTCATTTCCAAGGATAGTGGGCCTCTTGCCACAAAAGATTTTCCAATTTCGTCAGTTAATACTCCTGCTCTCATCAGTG CAGAAAGTAGTAAAATGTTACGGATGCCACAAGAAAAACTCCTCCCATCAGAAGAAAGTACTCAGCGAATCATGGAAGGTCTGAGACAAAATTCCAAGGTGATTGGGAGTGAAAATATTGAGAAGCATATGGAAACTGGCCACGCGGCACCAGGAAGGATTTTCTCTGCTCACGTGCACTCTGGAAGCCAATTTGCTGCTGTAGAGATAGAGCCTTCATTGGTGGAAAAGGCTATGCGTAATGGAATCACTAAAATGTCTGTTAGAGAGGACATTATTGATACAGAACAAGTAACTGGGGTTGCTGAGGAGCTCAGAATGGCTGAAGAGGACAATTCATCAAGCATCATCCAACCCATTAGTGGTTCAGCAAACTCGACTGAGATTCCTGATAATCCTGGGAGAATAACAGGAGCAAAAAGGCCAAGGCAGCCACTGAGCTTAACAACTGCGCTCCCAGACTATACAGAAGAACAACTAAATCTGTTTGACTTT CTTATGAAAGCTGTTACTTGGATCGGAAGAAAGAGAGATGGAGTGGAGACCGATAATCTTGACGGAGCCGGAGGCCATGGACGTGTAATTGGGGTGAAGATCGATCTAGACGAAGTTTCTCGCGCAAGGGCCATCGAGGCCATCGATTCGTTCCTCAAACAATACGAGGAATGTTTTTGGTCAGTAGTGATTGCCGAGATCAGCACAGCGATCAGAGAAGAGCTCCTAAAATCTAGGAATGTGATCGATGTCGAGTTGGTTGTTGAGTATCTTTCAAACGGCGGCGttgagaagaaggaggaggaaa gtttggaggaggaggaggagggattGGAGGAGGAAGATGTGGAAGACGAGGAGGACTCGGAGGGATCGGGGGAGGAGttggaagatgaagaagattcGGATCAGGAGTCGGAAGAGGAAACGGATGAGGATtccgatgatgatgatgtggaGGTGGTGGCGGAGGGGAAAACGGAGGCGGTGGTGGCttatgaggaggaggagatatATGCAAAGGATCACATTCCAATTATTGCATCCGTCTTTGAGCATCATTTCGGCATGCTATTGAGCGAGCCATGCATTATGAC ATCAAACAATAATTCAGACCCCTTAAAAGCATCCCTTCTCATCAGAAGTTCAGAACTGCTGTGCAAATTGTCAACT ATTGTTGCTATGATCAAATCTTGCACCCCAAATTGTCTTGCTATGATCATTTTGAAG GTACAATTAGTGCCACCATCCACCGCAAAGCCCTTTCAGTTTGGGAAGAGCATCTTTGTGGGTGCAGTTTTTGTTCTGCAGAAG GTCATTTCCAAGGACAGTGGACCTCTTGCCACACAAgattttccaatttcatcagTTAACATTCCTGCTCCCATCAGTG GAAAGTACTCAGCGAATCATGAAACATCTGAGAAGCATATGGAAACTGGCCACACGGCACGAGGAAGGATTGTCTCTGCTCACGTGCACTCTGGAGGCCAATTTGCTGCTGTAGAGATAGAGCCTTCATTGGTGGAAAAGGCTATGCCTAATGGAATCACTAAAATGTCAGTTAGAGAGGACATTACTGATACGGAACAAGTAACTGGGGTTGCTGAGGATCTCAGAATGGCTGAAGAGGACAATTCATCAAGCATCAGCCAACCCATTAGTGGTTCAGCCAACTCGACTGAGATTCCTGATAATCATGGGAGAATAACAGGAGCGAAAAGGCCAAGGCAGCCACTGAGCTTAACAACTTCACTCCCAGACTATACAGAAGAACAACTAGATCTGTTTGATTTTGACTGA
- the LOC133746479 gene encoding protein C2-DOMAIN ABA-RELATED 4-like: protein MADSPGGGKHQGGSKSAASLMENLLGLLRIRVKRGVNLAVRDVRSSDPYIVIKMGKQKLKTRVIKKDVNPEWNEDLTLSVTDPSIPVKLTVYDHDTFSKDDKMGDAEFGIVPYIEALKMDYEGIPSGTIITRVQPCRQNCLSEESSIRWSEGKVVQDLCLRLRNVECGEVEIQLQWIDLPGSKGLS from the exons ATGGCAGACTCACCTGGTGGTGGTAAGCACCAAGGAGGGTCAAAGTCGGCAGCGTCTCTCATGGAGAATTTGCTCGGTCTTCTCCGCATCCGCGTCAAGCGCGGCGTTAACCTCGCCGTCCGCGACGTCCGTAGCAGCGATCCCTACATCGTCATCAAGATGGGTAAACAG AAACTGAAGACTCGTGTGATTAAAAAGGATGTTAATCCGGAGTGGAATGAAGATCTTACTCTTTCTGTTACGGACCCTTCTATTCCAGTCAAGCTG ACTGTGTATGATCATGATACATTCAGCAAGGACGACAAAATGGGAGATGCAGAGTTCGGCATAGTACCTTATATTGAGGCATTGAAGATGGACTATGAAGGAATCCCAAGCGGAACGATTATCACAAGAGTACAACCCTGCAGGCAAAACTGCCTATCTGAAGAGAGCAGCATCCGCTGGAGCGAAGGTAAGGTCGTCCAAGATCTCTGCCTCAGACTGAGAAATGTGGAATGCGGTGAAGTTGAAATCCAGTTGCAATGGATCGATCTTCCTGGTTCCAAGGGCTTATCATGA